Proteins encoded in a region of the Paenibacillus pedocola genome:
- a CDS encoding Gfo/Idh/MocA family protein, which yields MTAEYRIALAGCGGMANEWLGYVLKRQDAEIVALVDIRVESAENMAVKHGLTVPVFTDIKQAIEQTGANLVFDVTVPSSHFNIARTSLELGCNVFSEKPLAETLEQCTEIVAIAERTGRSHTVMQNRRYDPRIRALREQIKTGTIGRVGYVGASFFLAPHFGGFRDVMDSPLLLDMAIHTFDQARFISGADPVTVYCQEFNPPGSWYAGNAAAVCIFEMSDGSVFSYQGSWCAEGAPTSWESSWRVQGEKGAIIWDGLGMPYAEVLDTNEHAGKFMNDYVRVEGAAADMEETFHHGCLREMFLSLSEQRPAETDCRDNIYSMAMVFGALESARTGRKLDIAEMMNRSVQPLKQET from the coding sequence ATGACAGCAGAATACCGCATAGCTCTAGCCGGCTGCGGAGGGATGGCGAATGAGTGGCTTGGCTATGTCTTGAAGCGGCAGGATGCCGAGATTGTTGCACTGGTGGATATCCGCGTGGAATCGGCTGAAAATATGGCAGTTAAGCATGGGCTTACTGTTCCGGTTTTTACCGATATCAAACAAGCTATAGAACAGACCGGTGCGAATCTGGTATTTGATGTGACAGTTCCATCAAGCCATTTCAACATTGCCCGTACGTCACTTGAGCTGGGCTGCAATGTGTTCAGTGAAAAGCCGCTGGCTGAAACGCTGGAGCAGTGTACTGAGATCGTTGCAATTGCTGAACGTACCGGGCGCTCCCATACCGTAATGCAGAACCGCCGGTATGATCCTCGTATCCGCGCCCTGCGGGAACAGATTAAAACCGGGACGATCGGCCGGGTAGGCTATGTCGGGGCGAGCTTTTTCCTGGCACCGCATTTCGGAGGATTTCGCGATGTGATGGACAGTCCGCTGCTCCTGGATATGGCGATTCATACCTTCGACCAGGCCCGGTTCATCAGCGGAGCAGACCCGGTTACTGTGTACTGCCAGGAATTTAATCCACCGGGGTCGTGGTATGCCGGTAATGCGGCAGCTGTCTGCATTTTTGAAATGTCAGACGGTTCGGTATTCAGTTATCAGGGCTCATGGTGTGCCGAAGGTGCGCCTACCTCGTGGGAATCTTCCTGGCGGGTTCAGGGTGAGAAGGGCGCCATCATCTGGGATGGTCTAGGCATGCCATATGCCGAAGTATTGGACACAAATGAGCACGCAGGCAAGTTCATGAACGATTATGTACGGGTGGAAGGAGCAGCGGCTGATATGGAGGAGACGTTCCATCATGGCTGCCTCCGGGAAATGTTCCTGTCTCTAAGTGAACAGCGCCCCGCCGAAACGGATTGCCGGGATAATATCTACAGTATGGCTATGGTGTTTGGAGCTCTGGAAAGTGCCCGGACCGGCCGCAAGCTGGATATTGCCGAAATGATGAACCGTTCCGTACAACCGTTGAAGCAGGAGACTTAG
- a CDS encoding DUF1657 domain-containing protein produces the protein MTVASQVKTCLSSLKSAQASLEQFAMETQNEEAKTLFTNAAEQTQQIVQQVEGRVTQLEQEEPQYKGF, from the coding sequence ATGACTGTTGCCTCACAAGTGAAGACATGCCTGTCTTCTTTAAAAAGCGCACAAGCAAGTCTGGAGCAGTTCGCCATGGAAACCCAAAATGAAGAAGCCAAAACCCTGTTTACTAACGCTGCTGAACAGACACAGCAGATTGTTCAACAGGTCGAAGGCCGCGTTACACAGCTTGAACAAGAGGAACCGCAATATAAAGGTTTCTAG
- a CDS encoding DUF421 domain-containing protein, with protein sequence MPEWLEVIIRTLFAVVMLFLLTKLLGKRQVSQLSFFEYITGITLGSIAAYVSLDTDKTWHLGVIALAVWVACSFSIEWLQIKSKKARDFIDFKSTVLIKDGKILEENMKKEKLSTDELLEELRKKDVFKVADVEFAIMESDGAINVLLTRENQPLTPKHLGIKVAPEQETQAVIMDGKILDEPLDTLNLSRGWLNGELEKQGLTVENVFLGQVDSYGELTVDLYADSVQLQPPQDKPQLYALLKKCEADLELFSLSTKNQDAKQLYEDCSGKLQKLLQSLKPFIQN encoded by the coding sequence ATGCCGGAATGGCTTGAAGTGATCATAAGAACATTATTTGCTGTAGTTATGTTATTCTTATTGACAAAACTGCTTGGTAAAAGACAGGTTTCGCAGTTATCCTTTTTCGAGTATATAACAGGTATCACTCTGGGAAGCATCGCAGCTTACGTTTCATTGGATACCGATAAAACCTGGCATTTGGGCGTGATCGCGCTGGCTGTCTGGGTCGCATGCTCATTTAGTATTGAGTGGCTGCAGATCAAGAGTAAGAAAGCCAGGGACTTCATCGATTTCAAATCGACGGTGCTAATCAAGGACGGCAAAATTCTTGAAGAGAATATGAAAAAGGAAAAGTTGTCGACGGATGAGCTGCTAGAGGAGCTCCGGAAGAAGGATGTCTTCAAAGTGGCTGATGTCGAATTTGCCATAATGGAGTCGGATGGAGCGATTAATGTGCTGCTTACGCGTGAGAATCAACCGCTGACTCCGAAGCATCTGGGGATCAAGGTAGCACCGGAGCAGGAGACGCAGGCGGTTATCATGGACGGGAAAATCCTGGACGAGCCGCTCGATACCCTGAATCTATCCCGAGGATGGCTGAATGGTGAGCTTGAAAAGCAGGGGCTTACCGTAGAGAATGTCTTTCTCGGTCAGGTTGATTCATATGGGGAGCTGACGGTAGATTTATACGCCGATAGTGTGCAGCTTCAGCCGCCGCAGGATAAACCGCAGCTCTATGCGCTATTAAAAAAATGTGAAGCTGATCTTGAGTTGTTCAGTCTTTCCACCAAAAACCAGGACGCCAAGCAGTTGTACGAGGATTGCTCGGGCAAGCTCCAGAAGCTGCTGCAATCCTTAAAGCCTTTTATCCAGAATTGA
- a CDS encoding spore germination protein: MTKSILDGIQEQLAGCSDAVYQSIDVYGHSCMLIYIPSIVDTLSLQEFVSTPLKSEANSEPDWPRFLERLDHGSAFAIPYIKVYDTDRAVELAVSGNAVLYIEGLPYLYYFEITHYQKRAVSESQNELVVIGPQEAFIEDVATNLSLLRHKIKHADLKTKHFSIGKYTKTDVYLVYIEGLYKPEILAEIEGVLQGLSIDGALGISYLTEHMKQGHFSPFPVFQYTERPDSVAASLMEGRVGILQDGTPSALLTPVTFFSLLQSSEDYYQNFYAGSWIRMVRFFFSLISMLLPAFYVAITTFHPQIIPSDLLLTIASARENIPFTALTEALIMELTFEALREAGTRIPKPVGQTVSIIGGIVIGQAAVQAGIVSAPMVIVVSITGIASYIIPHLELGLTFRLLRFVLLVLGGTMGLLGVIVAVFVIYGHLAHLRSFGTPYLQPVAPLILEDWKDTLLRVPNPFMTKRSTSFTDQKNDRRQKKQ; this comes from the coding sequence ATGACTAAGAGCATACTTGACGGTATACAGGAGCAGCTTGCGGGCTGCAGCGATGCGGTATACCAATCTATCGATGTTTATGGTCATTCCTGCATGCTGATTTATATTCCTTCCATCGTGGACACGCTCAGTCTGCAGGAATTCGTCTCCACACCACTGAAATCGGAGGCGAATTCGGAGCCGGATTGGCCGCGTTTTCTGGAGCGTCTGGATCATGGCTCTGCCTTTGCTATTCCCTATATTAAAGTGTATGACACAGATAGAGCAGTTGAGCTTGCAGTCAGCGGCAATGCGGTGCTTTATATCGAAGGATTACCTTATCTATATTATTTTGAGATTACCCATTATCAGAAAAGAGCGGTATCGGAATCGCAGAATGAACTGGTTGTTATCGGGCCGCAGGAAGCTTTCATCGAAGATGTTGCCACGAATCTCTCGCTATTGCGCCATAAAATCAAACATGCGGATTTGAAGACAAAGCACTTCTCCATCGGAAAATATACGAAGACGGATGTATATCTGGTATACATTGAAGGACTTTACAAGCCGGAGATTCTGGCTGAAATAGAAGGCGTATTGCAAGGCCTCAGTATAGACGGTGCGCTAGGGATCAGTTATCTTACAGAACACATGAAGCAGGGTCATTTCTCACCGTTTCCCGTATTCCAATATACGGAACGTCCCGACTCCGTTGCCGCTTCCCTCATGGAAGGCCGCGTGGGGATACTTCAGGACGGAACTCCGTCCGCTTTGCTTACGCCGGTAACCTTTTTCTCGCTGCTGCAGTCTTCGGAGGACTATTATCAGAACTTTTATGCCGGCAGCTGGATCCGCATGGTCCGGTTCTTTTTTTCGCTGATTTCGATGCTGCTTCCGGCATTTTATGTGGCAATAACTACTTTTCATCCGCAGATTATTCCTTCGGACCTGCTGCTTACGATCGCCTCTGCCAGGGAGAATATCCCTTTTACCGCCTTGACGGAGGCGCTCATTATGGAGCTTACCTTTGAAGCGCTTAGAGAAGCCGGTACCCGTATTCCCAAACCTGTAGGGCAGACGGTCTCCATCATTGGCGGGATTGTCATTGGACAGGCAGCAGTTCAGGCGGGTATAGTTTCTGCACCTATGGTCATTGTCGTCTCCATCACCGGGATCGCCTCGTATATCATTCCGCATTTGGAGCTGGGTTTGACCTTCCGGCTGCTGCGCTTTGTCCTGCTTGTGCTTGGAGGCACAATGGGGCTGCTTGGAGTGATTGTCGCTGTTTTCGTTATCTATGGGCATCTGGCGCATCTTCGATCCTTTGGTACTCCATATCTGCAGCCTGTTGCGCCGCTTATATTAGAGGATTGGAAAGACACTTTACTGCGTGTCCCGAACCCGTTCATGACTAAGCGGAGCACCTCGTTTACCGATCAAAAGAATGACAGGAGGCAGAAAAAGCAATGA
- a CDS encoding Ger(x)C family spore germination protein: MKPLKLGVVLLLLLNLSGCWSKIELDQLTFIFGMYIDVGKEPGTVEVSINAPLPNRLMSSSQAGSSQGKNYSLVTKTASTITDAIILIQKDLSRRLVISHIKVIVIGKEYAARGVYELLEWTKRQPELPIGTYVMAAPGKAKEIAGLSAIFEQLPDQVLRNFSELNLTYATTIRNCLQAEANNMGYAMNYLSFGENPDEMAQGKPVQWAGVQGVMLFNKMKMKDTLSGADSRALSWAAGDLAGHIALPMYTVKWEEHGKGRASALFYNNSVSHSVKMTGEGPVFYIKLKGKASITLFRDNGAENAIDYSGTIKGKLEERVTADVSRAIHKTQEAGADVLQLGMLLEWNHPKEWRKLKDKWDDYYAKEAEIRVTADFSIDDFGASK; the protein is encoded by the coding sequence ATGAAACCGCTCAAGCTTGGGGTCGTTCTCCTGCTGCTCCTCAATCTGTCCGGCTGCTGGTCCAAGATCGAATTGGATCAATTAACGTTTATTTTCGGCATGTATATTGATGTCGGGAAGGAACCCGGAACTGTGGAGGTTTCCATCAATGCCCCGCTGCCCAATCGTCTGATGTCCAGCTCACAAGCCGGAAGCTCGCAGGGGAAAAACTACTCGCTGGTAACAAAAACCGCTTCAACCATTACAGATGCCATCATCCTGATTCAGAAAGATTTATCCAGACGCCTGGTCATTTCACATATTAAAGTCATAGTTATCGGAAAGGAATATGCCGCACGGGGTGTTTATGAATTGTTGGAATGGACCAAACGGCAGCCTGAACTCCCAATAGGAACCTATGTTATGGCCGCTCCCGGCAAAGCGAAGGAAATTGCCGGATTATCTGCGATCTTTGAACAATTGCCTGACCAGGTATTGAGGAATTTTTCAGAGCTTAATCTGACCTATGCCACAACAATCAGGAATTGTCTGCAGGCCGAAGCTAACAACATGGGTTATGCGATGAATTATCTGTCCTTTGGAGAGAACCCGGACGAGATGGCGCAGGGGAAACCGGTACAATGGGCAGGAGTGCAGGGCGTCATGTTGTTCAATAAAATGAAAATGAAGGATACACTGAGCGGTGCGGACAGCAGGGCGCTTTCGTGGGCAGCCGGAGATTTGGCCGGTCATATAGCGCTACCTATGTATACGGTAAAGTGGGAGGAACACGGTAAAGGGAGGGCCAGTGCGCTTTTCTATAACAATTCAGTGTCTCATTCCGTAAAGATGACAGGGGAAGGCCCTGTCTTTTACATCAAATTGAAGGGTAAAGCGAGCATCACATTATTTAGGGATAATGGCGCCGAGAATGCTATTGATTACAGTGGAACTATTAAAGGAAAACTGGAGGAAAGGGTCACAGCAGATGTAAGCAGGGCCATACATAAAACTCAGGAGGCGGGAGCGGATGTCCTGCAGCTTGGGATGCTGCTCGAATGGAATCATCCTAAAGAGTGGCGAAAGCTAAAGGATAAATGGGACGACTATTATGCCAAGGAAGCAGAGATTAGGGTAACTGCGGATTTCAGTATCGATGATTTTGGGGCGAGTAAATAG
- a CDS encoding GerAB/ArcD/ProY family transporter — translation MRTTNWQMFRFSLVYFNSQTSIFIIPVIVSSSGYQGWISIVLGSVVSMILLFVTIQVGKLSANRAWVDFGKEVMGKWMHGAIVFILLCWCVYYASLDIENFVLFFGSNYMRGTPQLFIQLVLGGVIIFTASRGLSTLVYMSDGIFLLLIATTFFTFYLFLPNAEFEMLPAFIHYHEPCLIFHETVTATSWFAEWVVFLFMAPELKINNKLLKKLLISEVVLTFFVLVGWVMTLLNFGPHLGKDLQYPYLEMVRSSSHDDILGNLDPLLIGIWSASMFMHSSFLIYVAYKCSLYLTKQKVKKYIIPFLVFCSVFIAYLYSRSITRYYRDFTSYITILLWLCVECIPVYYYIAAFIRSKISKPAG, via the coding sequence ATGCGCACAACGAACTGGCAAATGTTCCGCTTCAGCCTGGTTTACTTCAACTCCCAGACATCGATTTTTATCATCCCTGTTATCGTTAGCAGCTCCGGTTATCAAGGTTGGATCTCGATTGTGCTGGGAAGCGTTGTGTCTATGATCTTGTTATTCGTAACCATTCAGGTTGGGAAGCTAAGCGCAAACCGGGCCTGGGTTGACTTCGGCAAGGAGGTTATGGGCAAATGGATGCATGGTGCAATTGTATTTATACTGCTCTGCTGGTGTGTGTACTATGCCTCCTTAGATATTGAGAATTTTGTTCTGTTCTTCGGATCCAATTATATGAGGGGAACTCCGCAGCTATTTATTCAGCTGGTACTAGGTGGGGTTATCATTTTTACGGCTTCGCGGGGACTCTCCACGCTGGTGTATATGTCGGACGGGATTTTTCTGCTGCTTATTGCGACTACTTTTTTTACATTTTATTTGTTTTTGCCAAACGCGGAGTTTGAGATGCTTCCGGCTTTCATCCACTATCATGAACCGTGTCTTATCTTCCACGAAACGGTCACAGCGACTTCCTGGTTTGCGGAGTGGGTTGTGTTTTTGTTTATGGCTCCGGAATTGAAGATTAACAACAAGCTGCTTAAAAAACTCCTGATCTCGGAAGTAGTGCTTACCTTTTTCGTGCTGGTCGGGTGGGTGATGACGCTGCTCAACTTCGGCCCGCATTTAGGAAAAGATCTGCAATATCCTTATCTGGAGATGGTCCGCAGCTCTTCACATGATGATATATTAGGCAATCTGGATCCGCTCCTGATCGGCATCTGGTCTGCCTCTATGTTCATGCACAGCTCATTTTTAATTTATGTCGCGTATAAATGCTCCTTGTACCTCACGAAGCAAAAAGTAAAGAAATATATCATCCCGTTTCTGGTATTCTGTTCCGTATTCATTGCCTATCTGTATTCACGCAGTATAACCCGGTATTACAGAGATTTCACCTCCTATATAACAATCCTTCTCTGGTTATGTGTCGAGTGTATCCCGGTGTATTACTATATTGCAGCCTTCATCCGATCCAAAATAAGTAAGCCCGCAGGCTGA
- a CDS encoding AAA family ATPase → MNLQEASVLISSIRMNLSKVIVGKETGVDLLLTALLANGHVLLEDVPGTGKTLLAKTLARSLDCAFKRIQFTPDLLPSDLSGINYYNQKSGEFEFRPGPVFASILLADEINRATPRTQSSLLECMEERQITIDGVTHELEAPFLVIATQNPVDSQGTFPLPEAQLDRFLMRITTGYPSFEEGVHILKRFRQSNPLEDTAAVATAQQIQAAQRLTAAVNVSDDLLGYMIRIVEATRKAAVVKLGASPRAGFALLRASQGYALIQGRDYVIPDDIKAVAVPVLAHRLLLQRGPGSKEGLAADALLQILREVEVPAEPSPAARGGRVE, encoded by the coding sequence ATGAATCTACAAGAGGCCAGCGTGCTAATCAGCTCGATCCGGATGAATCTCTCAAAAGTTATTGTCGGAAAAGAGACAGGGGTGGATCTGCTGCTGACAGCACTGCTCGCAAACGGCCATGTGCTGCTGGAGGATGTGCCCGGTACCGGGAAAACACTGCTGGCCAAAACACTGGCCCGCTCACTTGACTGTGCGTTCAAGCGTATACAGTTTACTCCGGACTTACTGCCCTCAGATTTAAGCGGGATCAATTACTATAATCAGAAGAGCGGAGAGTTCGAGTTCCGGCCGGGTCCTGTATTTGCCAGCATTCTGCTGGCGGATGAGATCAACCGGGCGACGCCGCGGACCCAGTCGAGCCTGCTGGAATGTATGGAGGAACGGCAAATTACGATAGACGGTGTAACCCATGAGCTGGAAGCACCGTTTCTTGTTATTGCTACACAGAACCCGGTGGACAGTCAAGGAACGTTCCCGCTGCCGGAAGCGCAGCTGGACCGTTTCTTAATGCGGATAACGACAGGTTATCCTTCCTTTGAAGAAGGAGTACATATCCTGAAGCGGTTCCGCCAGAGTAACCCGCTGGAAGATACGGCTGCGGTTGCTACCGCCCAGCAGATTCAAGCTGCGCAGCGGCTGACGGCGGCCGTGAATGTCAGTGATGACCTATTGGGCTATATGATCCGGATTGTCGAAGCTACCCGGAAGGCGGCTGTTGTCAAGCTTGGAGCCAGTCCGCGGGCAGGCTTTGCGCTGCTGCGTGCTTCTCAAGGATATGCGTTAATTCAAGGCAGGGATTATGTCATCCCGGATGATATCAAGGCCGTTGCTGTACCGGTCCTTGCCCATCGCCTGCTATTGCAGCGCGGCCCGGGCTCCAAGGAAGGCCTGGCTGCCGACGCATTGCTGCAGATTCTGCGCGAAGTGGAGGTTCCGGCCGAGCCGTCTCCGGCGGCAAGAGGCGGAAGGGTGGAGTAA
- a CDS encoding DUF58 domain-containing protein, which translates to MSLPWFILSTLLLLLFISVIYQRSALKSVSYTRYFSAAAAYEGEQVEMVEEITNRKLLPLPWLRLESSIARGLEFGRQENLGVSSGEIYQNHISLFYLRSYRHIKRRHLVRCEKRGMFRLESVTMTTGDHFGLSRRTKTFPLQLELLVYPGLVDIHELPLPVHSWLGELPVKRWIVEDPFLTAGTREYSPGDSLNAMNWKATARTGRMQVHQKDHTADSRLVICLNVEISDSMWRNVTDAARIELGIRYAATAADYAVGHGLETGLLCNGKLDGGGERDHVTSGPLGNLEEVLGLLARLQLDRTIPMSRLLELEAERYPEGNDYLIITCHRGKELQQAAEELGLLGNGVAWLDIPGEEGERA; encoded by the coding sequence ATGTCGCTTCCCTGGTTTATTCTCAGTACTCTTCTGCTGCTGCTGTTCATCTCAGTTATTTATCAGCGAAGTGCGCTTAAAAGTGTGAGCTACACCCGTTATTTCTCTGCGGCTGCAGCCTATGAAGGGGAGCAGGTGGAGATGGTCGAAGAGATCACCAACCGCAAGCTGCTGCCGCTGCCCTGGCTGCGTCTTGAATCCAGCATCGCCCGGGGCCTGGAATTCGGCAGGCAGGAGAATCTTGGTGTCAGCAGCGGTGAAATCTATCAGAATCATATCAGTTTGTTTTATCTGCGGTCCTACCGCCACATCAAACGCCGTCATCTGGTCCGCTGTGAAAAGAGGGGCATGTTCCGGCTCGAATCCGTTACAATGACGACCGGTGATCATTTTGGACTTAGCCGGAGGACCAAGACATTCCCGCTGCAGCTGGAATTGCTGGTGTACCCCGGTCTGGTAGACATTCATGAGCTTCCGCTGCCGGTTCACAGCTGGCTGGGCGAGCTGCCGGTGAAACGCTGGATTGTCGAAGATCCTTTTCTGACCGCGGGTACGCGTGAATACAGCCCGGGGGATTCACTTAACGCCATGAACTGGAAAGCTACGGCACGGACCGGCAGGATGCAGGTGCACCAAAAGGATCATACGGCCGACTCGCGGCTGGTCATCTGTCTGAATGTGGAGATCAGCGATTCAATGTGGAGAAACGTAACGGATGCTGCGCGGATCGAGCTGGGTATCCGTTATGCAGCTACGGCAGCTGATTACGCAGTAGGCCATGGTCTGGAGACGGGTCTCCTGTGCAACGGAAAGCTTGATGGTGGAGGGGAACGTGATCATGTGACATCCGGGCCGCTCGGAAACCTGGAAGAGGTACTCGGACTGCTGGCCCGTCTGCAGCTGGACCGGACAATACCGATGTCCCGGCTCCTGGAGCTTGAAGCGGAGAGATATCCTGAGGGCAATGATTATCTGATCATTACCTGTCACCGGGGGAAGGAACTGCAGCAGGCTGCTGAGGAACTGGGACTGCTGGGCAACGGCGTAGCCTGGCTGGATATTCCGGGAGAGGAGGGGGAACGCGCATGA
- a CDS encoding MerR family transcriptional regulator yields the protein MGQYLSGEMAKAAKVNIETLRYYEKHGLLPEPQRSESGYRLYNEETLQRLLFVQNAKRCGFTLKEIKKALVKSAAGSIGIADFVAVIERKMIAIDVEIAKREQTKAMLGQLKGELQAKDKHPGVREVLGILQMDS from the coding sequence ATGGGGCAATATTTAAGCGGTGAAATGGCCAAGGCGGCAAAGGTGAATATTGAGACGTTGAGATATTATGAGAAGCACGGACTGCTTCCCGAACCGCAGCGTTCAGAATCGGGTTACCGTCTGTATAACGAAGAGACCCTGCAGAGACTTTTGTTTGTCCAGAATGCCAAACGATGCGGATTTACACTGAAGGAAATCAAGAAGGCGCTGGTTAAATCTGCGGCTGGAAGCATCGGAATAGCTGATTTTGTGGCAGTCATTGAACGGAAAATGATTGCGATAGATGTAGAGATTGCGAAGCGGGAACAGACCAAGGCAATGCTTGGTCAGCTGAAAGGTGAACTTCAGGCTAAAGACAAACATCCGGGTGTCCGGGAGGTTCTGGGAATTCTTCAGATGGATTCGTAA
- a CDS encoding alpha/beta hydrolase yields the protein MPTPIHQLEAIKTFLRQSGSPIGKTAELIRSEMAEAARQLPRRPDIKAEPVNIGELYGEWVSIEGITVAAESAFLYFHGGGFIAGTCEMYRDLAARLSAACGSKVLTVEYRLAPEHRYPAANEDCLYAFSWLRGQGFLPENIILGGDSVGATLALMTMISLRDAGETLPAAAILLSPHSDLVHLDGESYTSRAMTDPTGSLEGNQKIIEDYLGGYEGELPALLSPLRLDLHGLPPILIQAGDQEVLLSDAERLAVQLRAAGSEVKLEIWEQMWSVFQFMAGLLVEGEQAIVSIGEFVRTASAAASGTARR from the coding sequence ATGCCAACCCCAATTCATCAGCTTGAAGCAATCAAAACGTTTCTGCGTCAAAGCGGCAGCCCAATAGGAAAAACAGCAGAGCTAATCCGCAGCGAAATGGCGGAGGCGGCAAGACAGCTTCCAAGACGACCGGATATAAAGGCAGAACCTGTTAATATAGGGGAACTATATGGCGAGTGGGTCAGTATAGAAGGTATAACGGTTGCTGCAGAGAGTGCATTCCTCTACTTCCACGGAGGAGGGTTTATTGCAGGCACTTGCGAAATGTACCGCGATCTTGCAGCCCGGCTATCGGCAGCATGCGGTAGTAAAGTATTGACCGTTGAATACCGGCTGGCACCGGAGCACCGGTATCCCGCAGCTAACGAAGATTGCCTGTACGCCTTTTCCTGGCTGCGAGGGCAGGGTTTTTTGCCGGAGAATATCATTCTTGGCGGGGATTCGGTTGGCGCTACACTTGCGCTGATGACTATGATTTCGCTTAGAGATGCAGGTGAAACGCTGCCTGCTGCAGCCATTCTGCTCTCTCCGCACAGCGATCTTGTTCATTTGGACGGTGAGTCCTATACCAGCAGGGCCATGACGGACCCTACAGGTAGCCTTGAAGGGAACCAGAAGATTATAGAAGATTATTTAGGCGGGTATGAGGGAGAGTTACCGGCACTGCTCTCCCCGCTGCGTCTTGATCTGCATGGTCTGCCTCCCATCCTAATTCAGGCGGGAGACCAGGAGGTTCTGCTGAGCGATGCAGAACGTCTGGCCGTACAACTCCGGGCTGCGGGGTCTGAAGTGAAGCTGGAAATATGGGAGCAGATGTGGAGTGTCTTTCAATTCATGGCCGGCCTCCTGGTTGAGGGGGAGCAGGCCATTGTCAGCATCGGAGAATTTGTCAGAACAGCAAGCGCAGCAGCATCAGGGACAGCACGCCGGTAA
- a CDS encoding AzlD domain-containing protein: protein MEVRPDIFLIILGAALVTFIPRVLPLMLLSRITIPEWGMRWLNYMPIAVMSALVAQELFVDEGRFAALSTNVELIAALPTFWVAVKTRSLLGTVVTGVLSLMLLRLLF from the coding sequence ATGGAAGTAAGACCGGATATATTCCTGATTATTCTCGGTGCCGCCCTGGTCACCTTCATTCCGCGTGTACTCCCGCTGATGCTGCTAAGCCGGATCACTATTCCTGAATGGGGAATGCGCTGGTTAAATTATATGCCCATCGCCGTCATGTCTGCTTTGGTTGCACAAGAGCTGTTCGTCGACGAAGGGCGGTTTGCCGCTCTGTCTACTAATGTGGAGCTGATCGCCGCGCTGCCTACCTTCTGGGTTGCGGTTAAAACGCGCAGCCTGCTTGGCACGGTAGTTACCGGCGTGCTGTCCCTGATGCTGCTGCGCTTGCTGTTCTGA
- a CDS encoding AzlC family ABC transporter permease: protein MKTESVQADFPAAQISEDSFWLGVKDCIPTLLGYLSIGFAAGVVEKTAGLSLAEISLISIILYAGSAQFIAAGMIAAGSTATSIIITILLVNLRHLLLSAAISPYFRHLTPLRNLLIGTLLTDETFGVAIQKSAAKKAISEKWMHGLNITAYLNWFLANIAGAVLGQWISSPEEWGLDFALPAMFIGLLVLTLISRSKYALDIATGLVAMIIAVSVSILWSPSIGVIAAAVIASTIGAVMEKWK from the coding sequence ATGAAGACAGAATCCGTACAGGCTGATTTCCCTGCAGCCCAGATCAGCGAAGACAGCTTTTGGCTAGGGGTTAAAGATTGCATACCGACACTATTAGGCTACTTAAGTATCGGATTTGCTGCCGGGGTTGTCGAAAAAACTGCAGGCCTCTCACTGGCTGAAATATCATTAATATCGATTATTTTGTATGCCGGTTCTGCCCAGTTTATAGCAGCGGGAATGATCGCCGCAGGGAGTACGGCCACCAGTATCATCATTACGATCCTACTCGTTAATCTCCGGCACCTGCTGCTTAGTGCAGCCATATCGCCCTACTTCCGACATCTGACACCTCTTAGGAATCTTCTGATTGGTACGTTGCTTACGGATGAGACGTTTGGTGTCGCCATCCAGAAGAGTGCCGCCAAAAAAGCAATCAGTGAGAAATGGATGCACGGCCTCAACATCACGGCCTACTTGAATTGGTTCCTTGCCAACATCGCAGGCGCAGTTCTCGGACAATGGATCTCAAGTCCGGAAGAATGGGGATTGGACTTCGCCCTGCCGGCCATGTTCATCGGCCTGCTGGTGCTTACCCTCATTAGCAGAAGCAAATACGCACTGGATATAGCTACAGGCCTTGTAGCCATGATCATTGCTGTTAGCGTGTCTATTTTGTGGTCACCCAGTATTGGCGTCATTGCCGCAGCAGTTATAGCCTCAACGATTGGAGCCGTGATGGAAAAATGGAAGTAA